One genomic segment of Sanyastnella coralliicola includes these proteins:
- a CDS encoding T9SS type B sorting domain-containing protein, protein MRFVFCIVLASIFLPAQAQEILDPCFYSVPTGAEFANSENIANEVDAAGGADMVKYEDGAWSGGGSGSNLNLEPPVNCDAVKAVFLRPSGGAGEGVGFRLNQPLTAGTAYGFEFAFASHGTGSNGAFELRVFTADGPDLWVDGFQEGTQVATIGPFGNDWEDFEYNGVANVAQNGHQWVFLYTEESSGLILNGCQNDIEELTLDLPQTTELCEGESVVIGDPSLAAGNPTWNTGATTATITVNESGFYVVSAENACNSVQDGTNVIVYGDPVMVPEQDTTICLGDELEFRTEGLSTQNLWSDGSTDSLFFATEPGMYGVTVTDDCGTASYMIEVTLDSLPVFDLGPDTALCFDQQLNLSALIDDPDATYLWNTEAESSNIDVIPNESAIYTADVTNQCGTSSDAIFVEYSLLPTDILAGGYELCFGIPFVLDVSAVEGTYEWRDGSTAPTFQVPSPGTYWVTITDDDDCWETTVYTEVTVIPCTCPMFLPNSFTPNGDGRNDVWAPVFECEPYDYELRIFDRWGGEVFSILDPSIGWNGKVGGEFLRDGVYVYELTYREEFAGIPITKFGHVVVLQEDRE, encoded by the coding sequence GTGAGATTCGTCTTTTGCATCGTACTTGCCAGCATTTTTTTGCCAGCTCAGGCACAAGAAATCCTTGATCCGTGTTTCTACTCGGTTCCAACGGGTGCTGAATTCGCTAATTCTGAGAACATTGCGAATGAAGTAGACGCCGCTGGCGGTGCCGATATGGTCAAATATGAAGACGGTGCGTGGTCTGGTGGTGGCAGTGGTTCAAACCTCAATTTAGAGCCCCCAGTTAATTGCGATGCTGTGAAGGCAGTCTTTCTAAGACCTTCAGGTGGAGCAGGCGAAGGAGTTGGATTCAGACTCAATCAACCGTTGACCGCTGGTACAGCCTATGGTTTCGAATTCGCCTTTGCAAGCCATGGAACCGGATCAAATGGTGCCTTCGAATTACGCGTCTTTACAGCCGATGGCCCAGATCTATGGGTAGACGGATTCCAAGAAGGAACGCAAGTTGCTACAATAGGTCCATTCGGAAATGATTGGGAAGACTTCGAATACAATGGAGTAGCCAACGTTGCACAGAACGGACATCAATGGGTATTTCTTTACACGGAGGAGAGTAGCGGATTGATCCTTAACGGATGCCAGAATGATATTGAAGAACTGACCTTAGACTTACCGCAGACGACTGAGTTGTGTGAAGGAGAATCAGTCGTTATTGGCGATCCATCTTTAGCTGCTGGAAACCCAACGTGGAATACAGGAGCTACCACCGCCACTATTACGGTGAACGAATCAGGATTCTATGTAGTAAGTGCAGAAAACGCATGCAACAGCGTTCAAGATGGAACCAACGTCATTGTCTACGGCGACCCTGTAATGGTGCCTGAACAAGACACCACCATCTGTCTTGGAGATGAACTTGAATTCAGAACAGAAGGCCTCAGCACACAAAACTTGTGGAGCGACGGAAGCACCGATAGTTTATTCTTCGCCACAGAGCCTGGAATGTATGGTGTTACGGTTACCGATGATTGTGGAACAGCTTCTTACATGATCGAGGTCACGCTCGATTCACTTCCAGTCTTTGATCTTGGTCCGGATACCGCATTGTGCTTTGATCAGCAACTCAACCTCAGTGCTTTGATTGACGATCCCGACGCTACCTATTTATGGAATACGGAGGCTGAAAGCTCGAACATCGATGTCATCCCAAATGAATCAGCCATCTACACCGCAGATGTCACCAACCAGTGCGGCACATCAAGCGATGCCATTTTCGTAGAGTACTCCCTCTTACCGACGGATATACTTGCTGGTGGATACGAGCTGTGCTTTGGAATTCCTTTCGTGCTCGATGTGAGTGCTGTGGAAGGAACTTACGAATGGCGTGATGGGTCTACTGCACCTACATTCCAAGTTCCTTCACCAGGAACATACTGGGTGACGATTACGGATGACGATGACTGCTGGGAAACCACAGTTTACACAGAAGTGACGGTAATTCCGTGTACTTGTCCGATGTTTCTCCCCAACTCCTTTACTCCAAATGGTGATGGAAGAAATGATGTCTGGGCACCTGTATTCGAATGCGAACCCTATGATTACGAGCTACGCATCTTCGATCGCTGGGGCGGTGAAGTATTCAGCATTCTTGATCCTTCTATTGGATGGAACGGAAAGGTCGGAGGTGAATTCTTAAGAGACGGAGTTTACGTCTACGAATTGACTTATCGCGAAGAATTCGCAGGCATCCCTATTACCAAGTTTGGGCATGTAGTGGTGCTGCAGGAGGATAGGGAATGA
- a CDS encoding inositol monophosphatase family protein, which yields MALPLRQLLDALVDLSKETGQWMLQQQVNPEQIETKTLNNFVSFVDKGAEERFVTGLQKLLPEAGFIAEEGTGTPSESGLNWIIDPLDGTTNFLHQFPVWCTSVALIDKDELQLGVIYDPNRNECYTAIKGEGAFLNGEPIVVTKKTALKDCLLATGFPYDDFGRQAEYLGLLGVLTQGTRGIRRLGSAALDLAYVACGRCDLFYEYSLNPWDVAAGALIVKEAGGTVTGFKEGDDPIFGDDILASNTSTHEEMLGVIERHFS from the coding sequence ATGGCTCTTCCACTCCGTCAACTGCTTGACGCACTCGTTGACCTTAGCAAAGAAACAGGACAATGGATGCTTCAGCAGCAAGTCAATCCTGAACAAATTGAAACCAAGACGCTCAACAACTTCGTTTCATTCGTAGATAAAGGAGCAGAAGAGAGATTCGTCACCGGACTTCAGAAGCTTCTTCCTGAAGCAGGATTCATCGCAGAAGAAGGTACGGGCACTCCTAGTGAAAGTGGCCTGAATTGGATTATTGATCCTCTTGACGGAACCACAAACTTCCTTCACCAATTTCCAGTATGGTGCACAAGCGTCGCACTGATTGACAAAGATGAACTTCAGCTCGGTGTAATCTACGATCCGAACCGAAATGAATGCTACACAGCGATTAAAGGTGAAGGCGCATTTCTCAATGGCGAGCCAATCGTTGTCACAAAGAAAACAGCGCTTAAAGATTGCCTATTGGCGACAGGATTCCCATATGACGACTTTGGAAGACAGGCTGAATACCTTGGCTTACTCGGTGTTCTTACCCAAGGAACCCGAGGTATCCGAAGACTAGGAAGTGCCGCGCTTGACTTAGCTTACGTGGCATGCGGTCGATGTGACTTGTTCTACGAGTATTCCTTGAATCCTTGGGATGTTGCGGCAGGTGCACTCATTGTTAAAGAAGCCGGAGGAACAGTTACTGGTTTCAAAGAAGGCGATGACCCCATCTTCGGAGACGATATTCTTGCCTCCAACACCTCCACCCATGAAGAGATGCTTGGTGTCATTGAGAGGCACTTTAGCTGA
- a CDS encoding RNA polymerase sigma factor, which yields MDLISKEEVEIKKLLKAPDQQKKAFEMMVRVYKEMVYFHVRRMVLDHDDADDVTQNVFIKAWKGLKNFRGDSKVSTWLYRIATNESITFLQKAKKLAGVPFDELEYKLSDSLQADVYYDGDEIQRKLEVALAQLPEKQKAVFIMRYYDEMPYKEISEVTGTSVGALKASYHHAVTKLEKILTEEN from the coding sequence GTGGACCTGATATCAAAAGAAGAAGTTGAGATTAAAAAACTTCTCAAGGCACCTGATCAACAAAAGAAGGCCTTTGAGATGATGGTTCGCGTATATAAGGAGATGGTCTATTTCCACGTGCGGCGTATGGTTCTTGATCATGACGACGCCGATGATGTTACCCAGAATGTTTTTATCAAGGCGTGGAAAGGATTGAAGAATTTCCGTGGTGATAGCAAGGTCAGTACATGGCTTTACCGCATTGCTACGAATGAAAGCATCACCTTTCTACAGAAAGCGAAAAAGCTGGCTGGAGTTCCTTTTGATGAGTTGGAGTATAAACTGTCTGATTCTTTGCAGGCAGATGTGTACTACGATGGAGATGAGATTCAGCGCAAGCTCGAAGTCGCCTTGGCTCAGTTACCGGAGAAGCAAAAGGCGGTATTCATCATGAGGTACTACGATGAGATGCCTTATAAAGAGATCAGTGAAGTCACTGGAACTTCTGTTGGGGCGTTGAAAGCAAGTTACCATCACGCGGTTACGAAGCTTGAGAAAATTTTAACGGAAGAGAATTAA
- a CDS encoding Spy/CpxP family protein refolding chaperone, protein MKFEMKHFILTACMVFTLGISAWAQPGPGGEKIEQLRIAFITEELDLTSEEAQQFWPIFNEFNDKKKEGHEQVRKTNREISKKENPTEADLRRLVNVRADQMRTEADLEVQFMEDVLAILGPERTFQLIEAERKFKREVMQRIQDKRRGGGPGGRPNR, encoded by the coding sequence ATGAAATTTGAGATGAAACACTTTATACTAACGGCATGTATGGTCTTCACTCTCGGTATCTCGGCATGGGCTCAGCCTGGGCCGGGCGGAGAGAAAATCGAGCAGCTTCGCATCGCATTCATTACCGAAGAGCTTGATTTGACCTCAGAAGAAGCTCAGCAGTTCTGGCCTATTTTCAACGAGTTTAACGACAAGAAGAAGGAAGGACACGAGCAGGTTCGAAAAACCAATCGAGAGATTTCAAAGAAGGAAAATCCAACAGAAGCTGATCTTCGTCGTCTCGTAAATGTACGTGCAGACCAAATGCGCACTGAGGCAGACCTTGAGGTTCAATTCATGGAAGATGTATTGGCTATTCTAGGACCCGAACGAACATTCCAACTCATCGAAGCTGAACGCAAGTTCAAGCGTGAGGTGATGCAACGTATACAAGATAAGCGGAGAGGCGGTGGTCCGGGAGGACGACCAAATCGTTAA